A segment of the Eretmochelys imbricata isolate rEreImb1 unplaced genomic scaffold, rEreImb1.hap1 Scaffold_57, whole genome shotgun sequence genome:
TCCTCCTGCAGGAGGTCGACATCTACACGGTGAAGGTGGAGGACCTGACGTTCACCTCGCCCTTCTGCCTCCAAGTGAAGCGCAACGACTACATCCACGCGCTCGTGGCGTATTTCAACATCGAGTTCACCCGTTGCCACAAGCGGACCGGCTTCTCCACCAGTACGGCCCGGGCGgagccagggggcggggcctctgggtGAGGGGCGGGGCCACGGGAAGGGACTAAGGGGTAGTGTTGGGGCAAAGGAGGGGAtgggaactgggggtggggctcagggagggggcagggctaagGGATAGGACTCTAGGGGACGGGTGGGGCTGGCCCTAGGCCCCTTCCCCTGACCCCCTCTTCGCTCCCCCAGGCCCCGAGTCGCCCTACACCCACTGGAAGCAGACGGTGTTCTACATGGAGGACTACCTGACGGTGAAGACGGGCGAGGAGATCTTCGGCACCATCAGCATGAAGCCCAATGCCAAGAACAACGTGAGTGACGGGCTGGGGGGCACCGGTGGAGATGCCCATATCTGGGCTCATGGGGggagccccacacacacacacccaggttCTGAAGAGCTGGATTGTGGCCCCGTGATGGTTCTCTAAAGGGCATTgccctgtggaactccctgctacTGGATTCTGAAGCAGAGGGGGGGATGGGGGGCCAGTGCAGTGCACGCTGGGAGGCAGGGAGTGGTGGGCCAGACCCCCATGACTTACCCCACCACCCCATCTCTCCCCTGCAGCGGGACCTGGACTTCACCATCGACCTGGACTTCAAGGGCCAGCTGTGTGAGCTGTCCTGCTCGACGGATTACCGCATGCGCTAGCCCCCCATGTCCGCCCCCCATTGTGCCGTGTGCCCCCCCGGGGCGGGCCCAGAGCCGTGGGCGCCGGCCACGACTCCCCTTCTCATGGTGAGGgggggcacagagctgcccctgactctcccctccctgcGTGGCccttggcggggggaggggacggaCACTATCTCCCTCTGCCTTGGGgccccccatcccttcctcccGTCTGCTTTTAAAccagcgaccccccccccccccagtaacaagtacctcactgcccccccacacacacacactctgctgtGCCGTGGGGAACCCACGAGAGGTGCCAGGGCCTGGCTGAGTCCCTCTGCtccggtgggggggtggggctgccctgTTTTTTAgcggagggagggcagggcaggggcactaTGGGGAGGGTCCCCAGTTTGTGTTTTGCTGACGGTTCTGGTCTCTAATCCCCCCCCCTTTTACCCCCGCCCGGTTGACACATCGTGACTGTTTCATAAGTTATGTTTTTATATGGTTACATTCATGAGAAAATAAAGAGATGAAATGGGGCCCTGGctgcctggggagggagggggggccccAAACTATGACCCCCCCATGGCTTCCTGGGTAGGGTGGGCCTGGCATGCCTAAActggctcctgctgctctgtACCCCAAAAACCTGCCTGCGGTGGGGCCCCCTGCGGGCCCCCAGCCTCTATCCTACTCCGCAAGGGGTGGGCTCCCTaatagcagggggcagggcccccctgcagccctttgtCCCAGAACCCTcctggcagggaggtggggggctccCCTCTCAGGGCAGCCCCCCAGGTGCCATCAGGAGCTGTATGGCTACAATAGCAGAGTTGTATctgctggaggtgggggcagaacacaggcatcctggctctcccccacccccgatgtACTAAGTGGTAGCTGTGTGGTGATTGGGGGGGCCCCCTGTGGGGGTGTGGCTTAGAGCTGGGGGCTCTGTCACCCCTGAGCCCTGGCTGCCTGTTGTGGCCACTCATCCAGGAAGTGGGGTCTCACAGGGCGTGGAGGTGGCATCTTTGGGTGGGGGCTTCCTGGACACCCCCCAATCTAGAAAAATACCCAGGGGTGGGAGCTGCCCTCAGTCTGGTCCACCCCCTTTTGTGTggccccagtgctgccctgtctgtgcccccctAGCCTGGCACAGGGGGACCCTGAGCTCTGTCTGGGGGAAGGGTCTGGGCGGTGCCTGGtgtgggccctgatctcagtgcgTGTGGGGGTTGGGAGTTGCCTCTCATGGCCTGGGACCCCCATGGTGGAGGGGCTGCCCCCTCAAGAGCTGGTGCCTGCACTGTGGGGCTTCCACGGAGACTATAAGAGATG
Coding sequences within it:
- the LOC144258888 gene encoding protein arginine N-methyltransferase 1, translated to MSCIKDVAIKEPLVDVVDPKQLVTNACLIKEVDIYTVKVEDLTFTSPFCLQVKRNDYIHALVAYFNIEFTRCHKRTGFSTSPESPYTHWKQTVFYMEDYLTVKTGEEIFGTISMKPNAKNNRDLDFTIDLDFKGQLCELSCSTDYRMR